From the Bacteroidia bacterium genome, one window contains:
- a CDS encoding tetratricopeptide repeat protein: MSLTFRAAMPVVLLFALLLASIPAFAQPAHIDSLKRVLAGLKKDDKTKVEVLVNLSAYTSLVSTKDALPYLDQAAKMAKKLGLKEWIAECEYQRCRLSLNAGRYDEALEHLEKFRKIQEELGNQKRIAVALNMAGDIHGKKGGTERSLDYFSRGLRIRESLGDKQAIAMSANNVGTTLMRLGRLDTALSCLNRALALWTETNFRRGLPTVLKNIASIHESQGRYGDAMRFLEQALTITKELQAPAEIAGVENAIANVEVRRGNLVAALRLYTRSLESYRKIQQPSGIAMALNNIGNVFRTRAMYDSAALYFRESLDIYQDIGNKNGIASAMENLGLVQELRGDYVDARRCYDESYSMWKELGDKYQMAGALNNLGSLEKTQRNSDKALEYYTTALRIRESLDDKAGIAQSLANIGELYRSREEYTLSLEANEHALRLFNEVDEQDNVAASWLRIGMVHHGLGAMDRALECFLKGSAIAERIGRKDLQAQAYQRMTAPLLAAGEIGKALSYAMRAIALHEETGDKIEIMNAALLAGECLQADGASDRALEMFRRAMRISEQTDDRLARARVWSKLGALYRSIGEAEKSRDAFSNSLRLREGRGDRAVSNDLIEEGQIYLGQGDYDAAALFLERGCTLARKNGFADRERDAHRALSSLYERRGDTARAFSHYKQFATAKDTVLNRANLLRLHELNIAYETAQREQRIALLEKDKSISGLELLRQQSSLRLQQEAIRRQQLEASQRLQQIQLLEQEKDIHELDLAYQKEQYERKQREATLLRTDNQLKASILSRQEQFTGGMIGGLTLLLVVGLLGYKQARQKRKASELRAAAAEFQAKAAEYQAQAAEAEALRLQAEHDRRQKEIQLEFARQLIDAQELERKRIASELHDSVGQEAMVIKSNLHRALNDTTLPEQLRRPLSKATTISASMLDDIRAIAYNLRPIQLERVGLSETLRETTEEVFQPTNIRLDLHVDDIDGLLGKTDEIHMFRIVQEAVGNVLRHAQAQSCELRVRREADRLIVTIRDDGIGFDTRGPGRSHRSLGLNGIRERAEIIGGSCTIESAPGRGTSVLIDIPLSSTPATFAEGELS, from the coding sequence TTGTCACTCACTTTCCGCGCAGCCATGCCCGTCGTGCTGCTCTTCGCGTTGCTGTTGGCCTCCATCCCCGCATTCGCTCAGCCCGCGCATATCGACAGTCTGAAGCGCGTTCTCGCAGGGCTCAAGAAGGACGACAAGACGAAGGTGGAGGTCCTGGTCAATCTCTCTGCTTACACCAGTCTTGTCAGCACGAAGGATGCACTGCCTTATCTCGATCAGGCGGCGAAAATGGCGAAAAAGCTCGGTTTGAAAGAGTGGATCGCCGAGTGCGAATATCAGCGATGCCGACTCTCGCTGAACGCCGGCCGCTACGACGAGGCGCTGGAACATCTGGAAAAATTCCGGAAGATACAGGAAGAACTTGGCAATCAGAAGAGGATAGCGGTTGCGCTGAACATGGCCGGGGACATACACGGGAAGAAAGGCGGCACAGAGCGTTCGCTTGACTACTTCTCCCGGGGACTGCGCATCCGCGAATCGCTCGGCGACAAACAGGCCATCGCCATGTCGGCGAATAACGTCGGCACCACGCTTATGCGGCTGGGCCGGCTCGATACGGCGCTGAGCTGCCTCAACCGTGCGCTGGCGCTGTGGACGGAGACCAATTTCCGACGGGGACTCCCCACCGTCCTGAAAAATATTGCCTCGATCCATGAGTCCCAGGGACGTTATGGAGATGCGATGCGTTTCCTCGAGCAGGCGCTCACCATCACCAAAGAACTCCAGGCTCCCGCGGAAATCGCTGGCGTTGAGAATGCAATCGCCAACGTGGAAGTCAGGCGCGGTAACCTCGTTGCGGCCTTGCGGCTCTACACTCGCAGCCTGGAATCCTATCGAAAGATTCAGCAGCCGTCCGGCATCGCCATGGCGCTGAACAACATCGGCAATGTGTTCCGTACCCGCGCAATGTACGACAGCGCGGCGCTCTATTTCAGAGAATCGCTCGACATCTATCAGGACATCGGGAATAAAAACGGCATCGCCTCGGCGATGGAAAATCTCGGCCTCGTGCAGGAACTGCGCGGCGACTACGTCGATGCGCGACGGTGCTACGATGAGAGCTACTCTATGTGGAAGGAGCTGGGCGACAAGTACCAGATGGCCGGTGCGCTCAACAATCTCGGGTCGCTCGAAAAAACTCAACGGAATTCCGACAAGGCGCTGGAATACTACACTACTGCGCTGCGCATTCGCGAGTCTCTCGACGACAAAGCAGGGATAGCACAGAGCCTGGCGAATATCGGCGAATTGTACCGCAGCAGGGAAGAATATACGTTGTCGCTCGAGGCCAACGAGCATGCGCTCCGTCTTTTCAATGAGGTCGATGAACAGGACAACGTCGCTGCAAGCTGGCTGCGCATCGGGATGGTCCACCACGGTCTCGGAGCGATGGACAGGGCGCTGGAGTGCTTTCTCAAGGGCAGCGCAATCGCCGAACGCATCGGACGGAAAGATCTCCAGGCACAAGCGTATCAGCGCATGACGGCACCGCTCCTCGCAGCCGGCGAGATCGGAAAAGCGTTGTCTTATGCAATGCGCGCTATCGCACTGCACGAAGAAACCGGCGACAAAATCGAGATCATGAACGCAGCGCTGCTCGCCGGCGAATGCCTGCAGGCGGACGGCGCTTCCGACCGTGCGCTGGAGATGTTTCGCCGCGCGATGCGGATCAGTGAACAGACGGATGACCGACTCGCCCGGGCCAGGGTATGGAGTAAGCTTGGGGCGCTGTACCGATCCATCGGGGAGGCAGAGAAATCGCGTGATGCGTTCAGCAACAGTCTCCGTCTTCGCGAGGGTCGCGGCGATCGAGCCGTCAGTAATGACCTGATCGAGGAGGGGCAGATATATCTTGGCCAGGGCGATTATGACGCAGCGGCGCTGTTCCTCGAACGTGGCTGCACACTTGCACGGAAGAACGGATTCGCAGACAGGGAGCGCGATGCGCACCGGGCGCTCAGCAGCCTGTACGAGAGACGCGGCGACACGGCTCGCGCCTTCTCCCACTATAAGCAATTCGCGACAGCGAAGGATACGGTGCTCAACCGCGCAAACCTGCTGCGGCTGCACGAGCTGAACATCGCATATGAGACGGCGCAGCGCGAGCAACGCATCGCTCTCCTCGAAAAGGATAAATCGATTTCCGGTCTGGAACTCCTCCGTCAGCAGTCGTCGTTGCGCCTGCAGCAGGAGGCCATACGGCGTCAGCAACTTGAAGCCTCGCAACGCCTGCAGCAGATTCAGCTTCTCGAACAGGAGAAGGATATTCACGAGCTCGACCTCGCCTATCAGAAAGAGCAGTACGAGCGGAAGCAGCGGGAAGCGACGCTGCTCCGCACCGACAACCAGCTCAAGGCATCGATACTCAGCAGGCAGGAGCAGTTCACCGGCGGTATGATTGGCGGACTGACTCTGCTGTTAGTAGTCGGTCTGCTGGGCTACAAGCAGGCGAGGCAAAAACGCAAGGCCTCCGAACTGCGCGCTGCCGCGGCCGAATTTCAGGCGAAGGCTGCTGAGTATCAGGCGCAGGCGGCGGAGGCGGAGGCGCTGCGGCTGCAAGCGGAACACGACCGCCGCCAGAAAGAAATCCAGCTCGAATTCGCCCGGCAATTGATCGACGCACAGGAGCTCGAACGCAAGCGCATCGCTTCCGAACTTCACGACAGCGTGGGGCAGGAGGCCATGGTCATCAAGAGTAATCTGCACCGCGCCCTGAACGATACGACGCTGCCCGAACAGCTTCGCCGCCCGTTGTCCAAAGCCACAACCATCTCCGCGAGCATGCTCGACGATATCCGCGCCATCGCGTACAATCTCCGCCCGATTCAGCTCGAGCGCGTTGGACTCAGCGAAACCCTGCGCGAGACCACCGAAGAAGTGTTTCAGCCCACAAACATCCGTCTCGATCTGCATGTGGATGATATCGACGGGCTGCTCGGCAAGACGGATGAGATTCATATGTTCCGCATCGTCCAGGAAGCGGTGGGCAACGTCCTCCGACATGCGCAGGCTCAGTCCTGCGAGCTTCGCGTCAGACGCGAGGCGGATCGGCTCATCGTCACCATACGCGACGACGGCATCGGGTTCGACACGCGAGGCCCCGGCCGCTCGCATCGCAGTCTCGGGCTCAACGGCATCCGCGAGCGGGCGGAAATCATCGGCGGATCGTGCACCATAGAATCAGCCCCCGGCAGGGGAACGTCCGTCCTGATCGACATTCCCCTGAGCAGCACGCCGGCAACATTCGCAGAAGGTGAACTATCCTGA
- a CDS encoding DsrE family protein: protein MQQILIIINDAPYGTEKAYNALRMAMTLQKEHGESVSVKIFLLADAVFCGLPSQVTPSGYYNIERMLKSVLQKGGEVKSCGGCSEARGIDKVAFIEGVQLSNMKEFAQWTVDCDKVLTF from the coding sequence ATGCAACAAATCCTTATTATCATCAATGACGCACCCTACGGAACCGAGAAGGCGTACAACGCCCTGCGAATGGCAATGACTCTTCAGAAGGAGCATGGCGAGAGCGTCTCAGTCAAAATCTTCCTCCTTGCGGACGCAGTATTCTGCGGACTCCCCAGTCAGGTCACGCCTTCCGGATATTACAACATCGAACGGATGTTGAAGTCTGTTCTTCAAAAGGGAGGAGAGGTGAAAAGTTGTGGGGGGTGCTCGGAAGCCAGAGGGATCGACAAGGTTGCCTTTATTGAGGGAGTCCAACTGAGCAACATGAAGGAATTTGCTCAGTGGACAGTGGATTGCGACAAAGTGTTGACCTTTTAA
- a CDS encoding DsrE family protein, translated as MKLLPLLMIMLVAIFQDPSTAQQPQATNIAPEPTSMGIIITSNDEETIWNVLRLANYSITNGDTVTIFLLGKGVELDGLLLTSSRLKEQVDLFRGNHGSILACGTCLQSRNNPNPKQCSISTMGELYDIVRKNKIVLTF; from the coding sequence ATGAAGCTTCTTCCCTTACTAATGATCATGCTGGTGGCAATTTTTCAAGATCCTTCAACGGCTCAACAGCCTCAAGCAACCAATATAGCCCCTGAGCCTACCTCCATGGGCATCATCATCACTTCGAATGATGAAGAGACGATCTGGAATGTCCTGAGATTAGCGAACTACTCTATCACGAATGGCGATACCGTCACCATCTTTCTTCTTGGGAAGGGCGTAGAGCTTGACGGATTGCTGTTGACGAGTTCTCGATTGAAGGAACAGGTTGACCTGTTCCGAGGCAACCATGGTTCAATTCTTGCTTGTGGCACATGTTTGCAGAGCAGGAACAATCCGAACCCGAAACAGTGCTCCATCTCAACTATGGGTGAACTATACGACATTGTCCGGAAGAACAAGATCGTGCTGACATTCTGA
- a CDS encoding T9SS type A sorting domain-containing protein has product MLTITRFVLCAAVLMLAWAQLLFAQSHSPVRTSSDSDADTIRMYIPLDTLREYEYAEDPDDRKTMRIGESRMLYGHIWYRMYIPGRTITADGWYRNDSDGLHSLRDTANGMLVDRLLIPAVVRRHEALRDGELIDTGSIAHGGVIRRTVTVRYGTRGTITWADSLGIYAMTDRSYRYLLLHTGGYRNPVLDVQPAEFQLPYGPGDILVYKVTPEQSNRVLHSKAFIVASRAHGSTARVETWCINAKYHPMFWISTYDYYEMFVDASNFITLYGRERMQMYPAYIPKGKEVLLNNTIWDVVRTLDTTVFGMPTKAYHIKRKNMQFIVSDRFGELFAQEDDFILTLNSAVLRDTLYNRDTTRREYLPLCVGNRYVYRHEEDERNIDELVTSTITADTMIAGRRYYRFSGWGPLRGLLRSDESGVYQYNANGDLCLIQSDASLGSMTPSGFVSDTSTRTDRGVPRFYVLHNYVITDHSTHREWLEGIGLLSDHFWGYGGGSKNYSLVHAIVCGVEYGTPVAVDAPAALPERVEITSIQPHPVTSDGTMRFRLSHDGYVQLELMDYLGRQVGLLHDGDLRQGSHRVAISIKGLQSGLYFAVLRSGAAVSVHKVIVQH; this is encoded by the coding sequence ATGTTGACGATCACACGGTTCGTCTTGTGCGCGGCGGTGCTCATGCTGGCATGGGCGCAATTGCTGTTCGCGCAATCCCATTCTCCCGTGCGCACATCCTCTGATAGCGACGCCGACACGATACGGATGTACATTCCGCTGGATACGCTGCGCGAGTACGAGTATGCCGAAGACCCGGATGACAGAAAAACGATGCGGATCGGCGAAAGCAGAATGCTCTACGGTCACATCTGGTATCGCATGTATATACCCGGCCGGACCATCACGGCGGATGGGTGGTACCGTAACGACAGCGACGGGTTGCATTCACTGCGGGACACCGCAAACGGAATGCTGGTTGATCGTTTGCTGATCCCCGCCGTCGTTCGCCGGCATGAAGCACTGCGGGACGGGGAGCTTATCGATACCGGAAGCATAGCGCACGGCGGCGTTATACGGCGCACCGTAACCGTCAGATACGGAACACGGGGCACCATCACCTGGGCCGACAGTCTGGGGATTTATGCCATGACGGATAGATCCTATCGCTATCTGCTTCTCCACACCGGCGGATACCGGAACCCTGTTCTCGATGTGCAGCCCGCGGAATTCCAGCTCCCCTACGGGCCCGGCGACATCCTTGTCTACAAGGTGACGCCCGAACAATCAAACAGAGTGCTCCACTCGAAAGCCTTCATCGTTGCGTCGCGTGCGCACGGTTCTACCGCGAGAGTGGAAACCTGGTGTATCAACGCAAAGTACCATCCGATGTTTTGGATATCCACGTATGATTATTATGAGATGTTCGTGGATGCTTCGAACTTCATCACCTTGTATGGTCGTGAGCGCATGCAGATGTATCCCGCCTATATACCGAAGGGTAAGGAAGTGCTTCTGAACAATACGATCTGGGACGTCGTCCGTACATTGGACACAACAGTCTTCGGCATGCCGACGAAGGCCTATCACATCAAACGAAAGAACATGCAATTCATCGTTTCGGATCGCTTCGGCGAGCTCTTTGCGCAGGAGGACGATTTCATTCTGACCTTGAACAGCGCCGTGCTCCGCGACACGCTGTACAACCGCGACACGACACGCAGAGAGTATCTCCCGTTGTGCGTCGGCAATCGCTATGTGTATCGTCACGAGGAGGATGAGCGGAATATCGATGAGCTCGTTACCTCGACCATTACCGCCGATACAATGATCGCAGGCCGCCGCTACTACCGGTTCAGCGGATGGGGACCGCTGCGCGGATTGCTTCGAAGCGATGAAAGCGGAGTGTATCAATATAATGCGAACGGCGACCTGTGCCTGATCCAGAGCGATGCCTCTCTGGGTTCGATGACGCCATCGGGCTTTGTGTCCGACACCTCGACGCGAACGGACAGGGGCGTCCCGCGCTTTTACGTACTGCACAATTATGTCATTACGGATCATTCTACACACCGAGAGTGGCTTGAAGGTATTGGCTTGCTTTCAGACCATTTCTGGGGTTATGGCGGAGGGAGCAAGAATTATTCGCTTGTCCACGCCATCGTGTGCGGAGTGGAGTACGGTACTCCTGTCGCGGTCGATGCGCCAGCCGCTCTCCCGGAGAGGGTCGAGATCACTTCAATACAACCGCATCCGGTCACGAGTGATGGGACCATGCGCTTTCGTCTGTCGCACGACGGCTATGTACAGCTCGAGCTGATGGATTATCTCGGCCGCCAGGTCGGACTGCTACACGACGGCGATCTGCGGCAGGGCTCGCATCGGGTGGCGATCAGTATCAAGGGTCTGCAGTCCGGGCTATATTTCGCAGTCCTGCGTTCCGGCGCCGCTGTTTCGGTGCACAAAGTTATCGTACAGCATTGA
- a CDS encoding response regulator transcription factor — MKSPISIFLADDHPIVRDGLRDILEQHDRFVIAGEAGDGEEVLRCLRINVPDVLILDIEMPKKSGLEVARAIRDEGIGVLILILTMYNQESIFNRAMDLGVMGYMLKDSAGEDVIRGIEAVLSGEYYISPALNKYVMRGQKSTPQHPLSELTPSERKVFGLIASSRTTNQIAEELHLSPRTIEHHRERICNKLNLSGSYALLRYALENKSLLDIA, encoded by the coding sequence ATGAAATCCCCGATCTCTATCTTTCTCGCCGACGACCATCCCATCGTGCGGGATGGACTGCGCGATATACTCGAACAGCACGATCGATTCGTCATCGCTGGTGAGGCTGGCGACGGCGAAGAAGTCCTCCGCTGCCTGCGTATCAACGTACCGGATGTGTTGATCCTCGATATCGAGATGCCGAAGAAAAGCGGGCTCGAGGTAGCCAGGGCAATCCGCGATGAAGGCATCGGGGTGCTGATCCTTATTCTGACCATGTACAATCAGGAGTCGATCTTCAACCGCGCAATGGACCTCGGCGTAATGGGCTACATGCTCAAGGACAGCGCAGGAGAGGACGTCATCCGGGGAATAGAAGCGGTGCTGAGCGGCGAATACTACATCAGTCCGGCGCTGAACAAATACGTGATGCGCGGACAGAAATCGACGCCCCAGCATCCGCTCAGCGAACTGACGCCCTCCGAGCGGAAAGTCTTTGGCCTTATCGCCTCCTCGCGTACCACCAATCAGATCGCGGAAGAACTGCATCTGAGTCCGCGGACCATCGAGCATCACCGCGAACGGATCTGCAATAAACTCAATCTGTCGGGCAGCTATGCGCTCCTGCGGTATGCTCTGGAGAACAAGTCGTTGCTGGATATTGCGTAA
- a CDS encoding site-specific DNA-methyltransferase, with protein sequence MYKAHVKQITLPTEHSPLLVIQGDTREVIQTIPSDSVQCVVTSPPYWGVRDYGVNGQIGAEPVLMDYIKDLVAIFSEVRRILKPDGTFWLNIANTYTSGGRTWRQEDDKNKGRGMSYRPPTPDGLKKKDLIGVAWLLALECQKDGWYLRNDIIWNKPNCQPESVRDRLTVSHEYLFLFSKSERYFFDQDAIKEQTQDGKGWKNKRTVWSINTEPCPEAHFAVFPRALVRPCVEAGSRPGDLVLDPFYGAGTVGMVSAELSRLCVGIELKPEYIEIAERRTSSVQSALTL encoded by the coding sequence ATCTATAAGGCTCATGTGAAACAAATCACCCTTCCGACAGAGCACTCACCTCTACTCGTAATCCAAGGTGATACCAGAGAGGTAATACAGACCATCCCGTCTGATTCGGTGCAGTGTGTAGTTACATCGCCTCCATACTGGGGGGTGCGAGATTACGGAGTGAATGGACAGATTGGAGCAGAACCAGTCTTGATGGATTACATCAAAGACCTTGTGGCAATCTTCAGTGAGGTTCGCAGAATCTTGAAACCAGATGGCACTTTCTGGCTGAACATTGCAAACACATACACTTCGGGTGGGCGAACGTGGAGGCAGGAAGACGACAAGAACAAAGGCAGGGGAATGTCGTACCGCCCTCCAACACCAGACGGGCTGAAGAAGAAGGATCTGATCGGAGTCGCTTGGCTACTTGCTCTTGAATGCCAGAAAGACGGCTGGTATTTGCGAAACGACATCATCTGGAACAAGCCGAACTGTCAGCCAGAAAGCGTGAGAGATCGGCTCACTGTTTCACATGAATACCTGTTTCTGTTCAGTAAGTCCGAACGATACTTCTTTGACCAAGACGCTATCAAAGAGCAAACGCAGGACGGGAAAGGATGGAAGAACAAGCGGACAGTATGGTCAATCAATACGGAGCCATGTCCAGAGGCACACTTTGCAGTTTTCCCTCGTGCATTGGTAAGACCGTGTGTTGAAGCAGGGTCTCGCCCGGGCGACTTGGTGCTCGATCCCTTCTATGGTGCAGGTACAGTAGGGATGGTTTCCGCAGAACTCAGTCGTCTATGTGTCGGGATCGAACTTAAGCCGGAATACATTGAGATTGCTGAACGGAGAACGTCGTCCGTTCAGAGTGCTCTCACTCTGTAG
- a CDS encoding restriction endonuclease, whose product MTIEKKKYVASLIDNLPDLTAGQLYWVEKVVKVFEPDFTYEFHRADLFDGQILEGLGDAMRVHHAFSAEPFSKDKFEYVLVRISAMHGKSAELAPKGNPGHDITVDGIRYSLKTQADSGIKETVLWISKFMELGKGEWSDDPAQLEGLRDQFLEHMKSYERIIVLRSLRKPPDCKYELVEIPKDLLLRAKEGELQMMGKSKQNPKPGYCYVKDDKGEVLFELYFDGGSERKLQIKNLKKDQCRVHATWEFSIPTE is encoded by the coding sequence ATGACCATCGAGAAGAAGAAGTACGTCGCCTCGCTTATCGATAACCTTCCTGACCTCACCGCTGGTCAGCTTTACTGGGTGGAAAAAGTCGTAAAGGTTTTTGAACCCGACTTCACTTATGAGTTCCATCGTGCTGATCTCTTCGACGGTCAAATACTCGAAGGTCTCGGAGATGCCATGAGGGTTCATCACGCCTTTTCCGCAGAGCCATTCAGCAAAGACAAGTTTGAATACGTGCTGGTTCGCATCTCGGCAATGCATGGGAAGTCTGCCGAGTTGGCACCAAAAGGGAACCCGGGACACGACATCACCGTCGATGGAATCAGGTATTCGCTCAAGACACAAGCCGATTCGGGAATCAAGGAGACGGTGCTCTGGATCAGCAAGTTCATGGAGCTTGGCAAGGGCGAATGGAGTGACGATCCTGCTCAACTCGAAGGACTTCGAGACCAATTCTTGGAACACATGAAGAGCTACGAGCGGATCATCGTTCTCCGTTCTTTGAGGAAACCGCCTGACTGCAAGTACGAGTTGGTCGAGATTCCAAAAGACCTTCTTCTCCGAGCAAAGGAAGGTGAACTTCAGATGATGGGAAAGAGCAAGCAGAATCCGAAACCCGGGTACTGCTACGTCAAAGACGACAAGGGTGAGGTTCTTTTCGAACTTTACTTTGATGGCGGCTCCGAGAGAAAGCTCCAAATCAAGAATCTGAAGAAGGATCAATGCCGAGTCCATGCTACATGGGAGTTCTCAATTCCTACAGAGTGA
- a CDS encoding zinc ribbon domain-containing protein, which produces MLRCGECGGIMSADRKKKRYTYYHCSGRIKPCKSRAYVRAELLDSVFEEVLSALCLPIEIERSFRESLETTSTDRDEIKAQRLHELRTQLALLTRRLDLLYKDRLDHIISTDAYKTYKGQVEKEYDSVEGEILLVTEMNGSALRGGIEILELLKTLQTRFKEANPAERQLCLSATLSNSVWRDGHLEVTYREPLGAIAFAGIEAQKKTGDSLTEPPVYPVWYTKTEDSPTTLNQALERFRAFFLSPTRATRELIDLFQPLLRG; this is translated from the coding sequence CTGCTCAGGTGCGGCGAGTGCGGCGGGATCATGAGTGCCGACCGAAAGAAGAAGAGATACACCTATTACCACTGTAGCGGTCGCATCAAACCATGCAAGAGCCGAGCCTACGTCCGTGCTGAGCTTCTTGACTCGGTGTTCGAAGAAGTTCTATCGGCACTGTGCCTTCCCATCGAGATTGAACGCTCGTTCCGTGAGTCGTTGGAAACAACCTCGACAGATCGTGACGAGATCAAGGCTCAGCGGCTCCATGAACTACGCACTCAACTCGCTCTCCTGACGAGACGTTTGGATCTGCTCTACAAAGATCGGCTCGACCACATCATCAGTACGGATGCGTACAAGACCTACAAAGGTCAGGTCGAGAAGGAGTACGACAGCGTGGAAGGGGAGATCCTTCTTGTAACTGAGATGAACGGCTCAGCCTTGCGAGGTGGCATTGAGATTCTCGAACTACTCAAGACCCTGCAAACACGGTTCAAGGAAGCGAATCCAGCCGAGCGACAACTTTGCCTCTCTGCGACGCTCTCGAACTCGGTGTGGAGGGATGGGCACCTTGAAGTCACGTATCGGGAACCCCTTGGTGCGATTGCGTTTGCGGGGATTGAAGCTCAAAAGAAAACAGGCGATTCATTGACTGAACCGCCTGTTTATCCTGTTTGGTACACCAAGACCGAGGATTCTCCCACCACTTTGAATCAGGCACTGGAGCGTTTCCGAGCGTTTTTCCTGTCGCCAACTCGTGCGACACGGGAACTCATCGATCTGTTCCAACCACTCCTTCGTGGTTGA